One region of Pseudobdellovibrionaceae bacterium genomic DNA includes:
- a CDS encoding FUSC family protein gives MDERWRSHGRALLKSNPAPVPWARMAICACATTAPLLVGWWQSHLDAAIFAALIGYFVSLNDHLGTLLHRLLIAALTFFMITLGFTAGALLHGNLAGYLLAVVVPIYLLGLLGGLGAEAERMLLFGTISVVVVTHQPLPTPEREALLYGYALFAYLTVIVGMILSAGYLRGRSESFVTLRESVRRIFTANRERHLYALSFSAATFAAITIEETLHMERGYWMVVTVMLVLRPDHRESLYRVAHRFVGTAVGVLAAELLLFAFPYPAFLIGGIGLSAYLLPYALKRNYAVASFGVSIFVVFLLALPQEPRVDVQLALTRFQATLYGCLLAVIAVGAYRLLRTRVLRT, from the coding sequence ATGGATGAGCGTTGGAGATCCCACGGCCGCGCACTACTGAAGTCGAATCCCGCCCCCGTCCCCTGGGCCCGCATGGCGATCTGTGCGTGCGCGACCACCGCGCCCCTTCTCGTCGGCTGGTGGCAAAGCCATCTCGACGCCGCGATCTTCGCCGCCTTGATCGGCTACTTCGTTTCGCTGAACGACCATCTGGGCACGCTTCTGCACCGGCTCCTTATCGCGGCCCTGACCTTTTTCATGATCACGCTGGGTTTCACCGCGGGCGCGCTTCTGCACGGAAACCTCGCGGGCTATCTGCTGGCGGTCGTAGTTCCCATTTATCTGTTAGGTCTACTGGGCGGACTGGGAGCCGAGGCCGAACGGATGCTGCTATTCGGAACCATCTCGGTCGTCGTGGTCACGCACCAACCGCTGCCCACCCCCGAACGCGAGGCCTTACTGTACGGATACGCGCTCTTCGCGTACCTCACCGTCATCGTCGGCATGATTTTGTCGGCGGGTTATCTGCGTGGACGTTCGGAAAGTTTCGTGACCCTGCGCGAGTCCGTACGTCGCATCTTCACCGCGAACCGCGAACGCCATCTTTACGCCCTGAGTTTCAGCGCGGCGACCTTCGCCGCGATCACGATCGAAGAGACGCTCCATATGGAGCGCGGCTACTGGATGGTCGTAACGGTCATGCTCGTCCTGCGCCCGGATCATCGCGAAAGCCTGTACCGGGTCGCGCACCGTTTCGTCGGCACCGCCGTGGGCGTGCTCGCGGCCGAGCTCCTGTTGTTCGCGTTCCCTTATCCGGCTTTTTTGATCGGCGGCATCGGGCTAAGCGCCTACCTGCTGCCCTACGCTTTGAAACGCAATTACGCGGTCGCTTCGTTCGGAGTTTCCATTTTCGTGGTGTTCCTGCTCGCGCTGCCGCAAGAGCCACGCGTTGACGTGCAGCTCGCGCTGACGCGCTTCCAGGCGACGCTGTACGGATGCCTGCTCGCGGTCATCGCGGTGGGCGCTTACCGCCTCCTGCGAACGCGGGTGCTACGGACTTGA